One region of Acropora muricata isolate sample 2 chromosome 13, ASM3666990v1, whole genome shotgun sequence genomic DNA includes:
- the LOC136896460 gene encoding large ribosomal subunit protein mL46-like, producing MAASRARFMEKFVRGLYGTTARKTALFAVCAHWRNYSSVQPHTKGSRIFSAVCVQRLPIITKTKTDLEIAYEELQEKLEWEHSALSEDEVQWDTIIQRKEKFKDEDNEESLEIGAFESERKEFEEEQEEEWKTFVPAPRYTEADELNDLKSLQRKLQETLVLLVKKEKDSPSWEPPLAEVMFNTHETLQQVASRGLCQTCGTELRVQFLSNAPIAVMKNHNNKFNKVFFYKVNYLTGCVSLSEDYCDHVWVTKEEMEDLVDPEYYKSLKRFLS from the exons atggcggcgagTCGCGCTCGTTTTATGGAAAAGTTTGTCCGTGGTCTATATGGCACAACTGCGAGGAAAACAG CCTTGTTTGCAGTTTGCGCTCATTGGAGAAATTACAGCTCAGTGCAGCCACATACAAAAGGTTCAAGGATATTTAGTGCTGTGTGCGTTCAACGCTTGCCTattataacaaaaacaaaaacagacttAGAAATAGCTTATGAAGAACTTCAAGAGAAATTAGAGTGGGAGCATAGTGCTTTGTCAGAAGATGAAGTGCAGTGGGACACAATAATACAGAGAAAGGAAAAGTTTAAAGATGAGGATAACGAGGAGAGTCTGGAGATAGGAGCATTTGAATCGGAGAGAAAG GAATTTGAAGAAGAACAGGAGGAAGAATGGAAAACATTCGTACCAGCACCAAGGTACACAGAGGCAGATGAACTCAATGATCTGAAATCATTACAACGCAAACTTCAAGAAACTCTTGTGTTGTTGGTGAAGAAGGAGAAAGATTCACCCAGCTGGGAGCCACCTCTAGCAGAGGTCATGTTCAACACACATGAAACTCTACAACAG GTTGCATCCAGGGGCTTATGTCAAACTTGTGGCACAGAATTGCGTGTTCAATTTCTAAGCAATGCACCCATTGCTGTGATGAAGAATCATAACAACAAATTCAACAAG GTATTTTTCTACAAAGTAAACTATTTAACGGGATGCGTGAGCTTAAGTGAAGACTACTGCGATCATGTGTGGGTTACAAAAGAAGAAATGGAGGATTTGGTTGACCCAGAATACTACAAGTCCTTAAAGAGATTTCTCTCTTGA
- the LOC136896465 gene encoding neuropeptide receptor 22-like, protein MNTTTNRSLCSATQIPTPFQIAVTVAYSLIFVVSIFGNSFLIIIVVKTQALKKTINFLIVNMAISDLLMPLMRIPWQVLALHQNSWLFRNDYANIMCKLNKILTSLSVLVSIQSLVLVTVDRFGAVVFPLRPPFITTRRCMFLIFSTWFVAIAIASPYVFAQIHDTHGGRLVCGIKWKEVFGESSSSKNYYLPRHLILVYIPIFLLIILYSVILIKLKSQNIPGNQSIRMPRSNAE, encoded by the coding sequence ATGAATACAACTACAAACAGATCGCTCTGCTCTGCTACTCAGATTCCCACACCATTCCAGATCGCAGTAACAGTGGCTTACAGTCTAATCTTCGTTGTTTCGATTTTTGGCAATTCCTTTCttataataattgttgtcaAAACACAAGCTCTGAAAAAGACAATTAACTTTCTGATTGTCAACATGGCGATCTCGGACTTGTTAATGCCATTAATGCGAATACCATGGCAAGTTCTAGCATTACACCAAAATTCTTGGCTATTCAGAAATGACTACGCCAACATTATGTGCAAGTTGAATAAGATTTTAACTTCTCTTTCCGTACTTGTGTCCATCCAGAGTCTTGTTTTGGTCACTGTGGACCGATTTGGAGCTGTGGTGTTCCCACTTCGTCCTCCATTTATCACCACCAGAAGATGCATGTTCCTAATTTTCTCCACATGGTTTGTAGCCATCGCCATTGCATCGCCATATGTCTTCGCCCAAATTCACGATACACACGGCGGAAGGTTGGTTTGTGGTATTAAATGGAAAGAAGTATTTGGAGAGTCATCGTCATCGAAAAACTACTATCTTCCACGTCATTTGATACTTGTTTATATCCCAATTTTTCTCTTGATTATACTATACTCCGTCATCCTCATCAAGCTGAAGTCGCAGAATATTCCTGGCAATCAATCGATTAGAATGCCGAGAAGCAACGCAGAATAA
- the LOC136896463 gene encoding lysophospholipase-like protein 1, with amino-acid sequence MAIPNLKCLITRENLHQVGTLIFLHGEKYTAESMKKYLKSLLHREFEFAHIRVVFPQAPEIPYRVPLVEAKRTGLWYEQISYSPTTAERKESINYACSAIRQLVNKEKSRGIEHEKFIIGGFDMGGTIAMHVGYRFLTDIAGVFALSSTLCPKSIVFEKIRRDRMLDRNKRFPPLWMWHGDVEPNRLRWAAHSAECFTDLEIETDFMVNFARQGHEIIPAELFYLEKWIKKIIPNPEKSET; translated from the exons ATGGCGATTCCAAATTTGAAATGTTTGATCACACGCGAAAATCTTCATCAAGTTGGCACTTTAATATTTCTTCACGGTGAGAAATACACTGCAGAAAGTATGAAGAAGTACCTGAAATCCCTGCTTCACAGAGAATTTGAGTTTGCTCACATTCGGGTGGTTTTTCCTCAAGCTCCAGAAATACCCTACCGTGTTCCGCTTGTCGAAGCCAAAAGGACTGGCTTGTGGTATGAACAAATCTCATACAGTCCAACGACAGCGGAAAGAAAAGAATCTATAAACTACGCGTGCAGTGCGATTAGACAACTTGTAAACAAGGAGAAATCTCGTGGAATCGAGCATGAGAAGTTCATTATAGGTGGCTTTGATATGGGAGGAACAATAGCGATGCATGTCGGATATAG GTTTCTCACAGACATTGCAGGTGTATTTGCTCTTTCATCCACCTTGTGTCCCAAGTCAATTGTGTTTGAAAAAATCAGAAGAGACAGGATGCTTGATAGAAACAAGCGATTTCCACCACTTTGGATGTGGCATGGCGATGTTGAACCAAACAGACTGAGATGGGCAGCGCATTCCGCTGAGTGTTTTACAGACTTGGAAATTGAAACTGATTTTATGGTTAACTTTGCAAGGCAAGGACATGAAATTATACCAGCCGAATTATTCTACTTGGAAAAGTGGATCAAGAAGATAATTCCCAACCCTGAGAAAAGTGAAACGTAA